One stretch of Euphorbia lathyris chromosome 7, ddEupLath1.1, whole genome shotgun sequence DNA includes these proteins:
- the LOC136236030 gene encoding protein NRT1/ PTR FAMILY 5.8-like, which yields MAAVSERINRINNSCVLLMVLAGIERFAFKGVASNMVTYLTEVVKMSNSAAAKTANTWCGFTFILPLFVASIADSCGDNKYPTIMASSFLYLMGLLALSWTALTWAWYPANNILSSTFLFSSLCLISLGQGIYNPSLQALGADQIHTEHELPCSTNEKNLNTSSKSFFFQWWYFSVCAGSLLGVIVMSYIQDTFGWVLGFSIPTLAMLFSISLFWCCSSKNYDPKIELRDVFRIIKDSASRIITLRNDKSPVSEIELEAKPLCYENHHHVDNVQSMNNVDMHHLENVKVVVRLVPIWTMLLMFSVIFQQPATFFTKQGVTMRRNIGSSFMIPPATLQSAITLSIILLMPLYDSIFIPIVRIITGNKNGINVMQRIGIGMLLSIVAMIISALVEQKRLEINRKTPHVETVPLSILWLLPQYILLGLSDVFTVVGMQEFFYSEVPVRMKTMGIALYTSVFGVGSFLSALLISLVEVFSSSRGGESWFIDDMSKARLDKYYWLLAFFSALSMLFYIILCKFFMSTSDLDEEDCK from the exons ATGGCTGCAGTGTCTGAAAGAATAAATAGAATCAACAATTCATGTGTTCTTCTGATGG TGTTAGCAGGTATAGAAAGATTTGCATTCAAAGGGGTTGCATCTAATATGGTAACATACCTTACAGAAGTAGTTAAAATGAGCAATTCAGCAGCAGCAAAGACTGCTaatacttggtgtggttttacTTTCATTTTACCACTTTTTGTTGCTTCCATTGCTGATTCTTGTGGAGATAATAAGTATCCAACTATTATGGCCTCTTCTTTCCTCTATCTTATG GGACTATTGGCGTTGAGTTGGACAGCATTGACATGGGCATGGTATCCAGCCAATAACATTCTAAGCTCAACATTCCTGTTTTCATCTCTCTGCCTGATTTCATTAGGGCAAGGAATATATAACCCTTCTCTACAAGCCTTGGGAGCAGATCAAATTCACACAGAACACGAACTCCCCTGCTCAACCAAtgaaaaaaatttgaacacTAGTTCAAAGAGTTTCTTCTTTCAATGGTGGTATTTTTCTGTTTGTGCTGGAAGCCTATTAGGTGTTATTGTAATGTCCTATATCCAAGATACATTTGGCTGGGTTCTTGGTTTTTCTATCCCAACTTTAGCAATGCTTTTCTCAATTTCACTCTTCTGGTGTTGTAGCAGCAAAAATTATGACCCCAAAATCGAATTAAGGGATGTATTTCGCATAATTAAGGACTCCGCTTCAAGAATAATCACCTTAAGAAATGACAAATCTCCTGTTTCTGAGATAGA GCTTGAAGCGAAACCACTTTGTTATGAGAATCATCATCATGTAGACAATGTCCAGAGTATGAATAATGTAGATATGCATCATCTAGAAAATGTTAAAGTAGTAGTACGGCTTGTTCCTATATGGACAATGCTACTTATGTTTTCTGTAATATTCCAGCAGCCTGCTACTTTCTTTACGAAACAAGGCGTAACGATGCGGAGAAACATCGGTAGCAGCTTCATGATTCCCCCAGCAACATTACAAAGTGCAATTACACTTTCTATAATCCTCCTCATGCCTTTATATGATTCAATTTTCATACCAATTGTAAGGATAATCACAGGGAACAAAAATGGAATCAATGTGATGCAAAGAATTGGGATAGGAATGCTCCTATCCATAGTAGCTATGATAATTTCTGCATTGGTTGAACAGAAACGGCTCGAGATCAACCGAAAAACGCCTCATGTCGAAACGGTACCATTGAGCATATTGTGGCTGCTGCCTCAGTATATTCTGCTAGGGCTTTCAGATGTTTTTACAGTTGTTGGTATGCAAGAGTTTTTTTACAGTGAAGTTCCTGTAAGAATGAAGACTATGGGAATTGCATTGTATACAAGTGTATTTGGAGTTGGGAGTTTCTTGAGTGCTTTACTGATATCTCTAGTTGAAGTTTTTAGTAGTTCAAGAGGAGGAGAGAGTTGGTTCATTGATGATATGAGCAAAGCCCGTCTTGACAAATACTATTGGCTCTTAGCCTTTTTTAGTGCATTGAGCATGCTCTTTTATATCATCTTGTGTAAGTTTTTTATGAGTACAAGTGATTTGGATGAGGAGGATTGTAAGTGA